From Miscanthus floridulus cultivar M001 chromosome 15, ASM1932011v1, whole genome shotgun sequence, the proteins below share one genomic window:
- the LOC136508561 gene encoding nucleobase-ascorbate transporter 3-like — translation MFLEGIFGAPAGSFVSVEFIGLHELTKVGSRRVIQISAGFMIFFSIFGKFGAFFAAIPLPIFAAIYCILFGIVAIVGVSFM, via the exons ATGTTCTTGGAGGGGATCTTTGGTGCTCCAGCAGGTTCATTCGTATCAGT TGAATTCATTGGCCTCCATGAGCTGACGAAAGTTGGAAGTAGAAGAGTCATCCAGATATCAGCCGGGTTTATGATATTCTTCTCCATATTTg GGAAATTTGGGGCCTTCTTTGCAGCAATTCCACTGCCAATCTTCGCAGCAATTTACTGCATCTTGTTTGGCATTGTAG CTATTGTGGGAGTCTCATTCATGTAG